The following proteins come from a genomic window of Falco cherrug isolate bFalChe1 chromosome Z, bFalChe1.pri, whole genome shotgun sequence:
- the TPM2 gene encoding tropomyosin beta chain isoform X8 has translation MAGISSIDAVKKKIQSLQQVADEAEERAEHLQREADAERQARERAEAEVASLNRRIQLVEEELDRAQERLATALQKLEEAEKAADESERGMKVIENRAMKDEEKMELQEMQLKEAKHIAEEADRKYEEVARKLVVLEGELERSEERAEVAESRVRQLEEELRTMDQTLKSLIASEEEYSTKEDKYEEEIKLLGEKLKEAETRAEFAERSVAKLEKTIDDLEDEVYAQKMKYKAISEELDNALNDITSL, from the exons aTGGCCGGCATCAGCTCCATCGACGCCGTCAAGAAGAAGAtccagagcctgcagcaggtGGCCGACGAGGCGGAGGAGCGCGCCGAGCACCTGCAGCGGGAGGCCGATGCCGAGCGGCAGGCCCGGGAGCGG GCTGAGGCTGAAGTGGCTTCTCTGAACCGCCGTAtccagctggtggaggaggagctggACCGAGCCCAGGAGCGCCTGGCCACTGCCCTGCAGAAGCTGGAGGAGGCTGAGAAGGCAGCTGATGAAAGCGAGAG AGGCATGAAGGTCATCGAAAACAGGGCCATGAAAGATGAAGAGAAGATGGAGCTCCAGGAAATGCAGCTGAAGGAGGCAAAGCACATTGCAGAGGAGGCTGACCGCAAATATGAGGAG GTTGCCCGCAAGCTGGTTGTACTTGAGGGAGAGCTGGAGCGCTCAGAGGAGAGAGCAGAGGTGGCAGAGAG CCGCGTGAGACAGTTGGAAGAAGAGCTGCGGACCATGGACCAGACTCTCAAATCCCTCATTGCCTCAGAGGAAGAG TATTCCACCAAGGAGGACAAGTACGAGGAGGAAATCAAGCTTCTAGGGGAAAAACTGAAGGAG GCTGAGACACGGGCAGAGTTTGCAGAGAGGTCTGTTGCGAAGCTGGAGAAAACCATCGATGATCTAGAAG ATGAAGTATATGCGCAGAAGATGAAGTACAAAGCCATCAGTGAGGAGCTCGACAATGCACTTAATGACATCACCTCCCTCTAA
- the TPM2 gene encoding tropomyosin beta chain isoform X12, protein MAGISSIDAVKKKIQSLQQVADEAEERAEHLQREADAERQARERAEAEVASLNRRIQLVEEELDRAQERLATALQKLEEAEKAADESERGMKVIENRAMKDEEKMELQEMQLKEAKHIAEEADRKYEEVARKLVVLEGELERSEERAEVAESKCGDLEEELKIVTNNLKSLEAQADKYSTKEDKYEEEIKLLGEKLKEAETRAEFAERSVAKLEKTIDDLEDRSQQEAEKNRVLTNELRVILTELNN, encoded by the exons aTGGCCGGCATCAGCTCCATCGACGCCGTCAAGAAGAAGAtccagagcctgcagcaggtGGCCGACGAGGCGGAGGAGCGCGCCGAGCACCTGCAGCGGGAGGCCGATGCCGAGCGGCAGGCCCGGGAGCGG GCTGAGGCTGAAGTGGCTTCTCTGAACCGCCGTAtccagctggtggaggaggagctggACCGAGCCCAGGAGCGCCTGGCCACTGCCCTGCAGAAGCTGGAGGAGGCTGAGAAGGCAGCTGATGAAAGCGAGAG AGGCATGAAGGTCATCGAAAACAGGGCCATGAAAGATGAAGAGAAGATGGAGCTCCAGGAAATGCAGCTGAAGGAGGCAAAGCACATTGCAGAGGAGGCTGACCGCAAATATGAGGAG GTTGCCCGCAAGCTGGTTGTACTTGAGGGAGAGCTGGAGCGCTCAGAGGAGAGAGCAGAGGTGGCAGAGAG TAAATGTGGTGACCTGGAGGAGGAGCTGAAAATTGTCACCAACAACTTGAAGTCCCTGGAGGCCCAGGCTGACAAG TATTCCACCAAGGAGGACAAGTACGAGGAGGAAATCAAGCTTCTAGGGGAAAAACTGAAGGAG GCTGAGACACGGGCAGAGTTTGCAGAGAGGTCTGTTGCGAAGCTGGAGAAAACCATCGATGATCTAGAAG ACCGGTCCCAGCAGGAGGCTGAGAAAAACCGCGTTCTCACTAATGAGCTGCGGGTCATCCTTACTGAACTTAACAACTGA
- the TPM2 gene encoding tropomyosin beta chain isoform X5, with amino-acid sequence MEAIKKKMQMLKLDKENAIDRAEQAEADKKQAEDRCKQLEEEQQGLQKKLKGTEDEVEKYSESVKEAQEKLEQAEKKATDAEAEVASLNRRIQLVEEELDRAQERLATALQKLEEAEKAADESERGMKVIENRAMKDEEKMELQEMQLKEAKHIAEEADRKYEEVARKLVVLEGELERSEERAEVAESRVRQLEEELRTMDQTLKSLIASEEEYSTKEDKYEEEIKLLGEKLKEAETRAEFAERSVAKLEKTIDDLEDRSQQEAEKNRVLTNELRVILTELNN; translated from the exons ATGGAAGCCATCAAGAAGAAGATGCAGATGCTGAAACTGGACAAGGAGAACGCCATCGACCGCGCCGAGCAAGCGGAGGCCGACAAGAAGCAGGCGGAGGACCGCTGCAAGCAG TTGGAGGAGGAACAGCAGGGTctgcagaagaaactgaaggGCACAGAGGATGAAGTGGAGAAGTATTCTGAGTCAGTCAAGGAGgcccaggagaagctggagcaGGCGGAGAAGAAAGCTACAGAC GCTGAGGCTGAAGTGGCTTCTCTGAACCGCCGTAtccagctggtggaggaggagctggACCGAGCCCAGGAGCGCCTGGCCACTGCCCTGCAGAAGCTGGAGGAGGCTGAGAAGGCAGCTGATGAAAGCGAGAG AGGCATGAAGGTCATCGAAAACAGGGCCATGAAAGATGAAGAGAAGATGGAGCTCCAGGAAATGCAGCTGAAGGAGGCAAAGCACATTGCAGAGGAGGCTGACCGCAAATATGAGGAG GTTGCCCGCAAGCTGGTTGTACTTGAGGGAGAGCTGGAGCGCTCAGAGGAGAGAGCAGAGGTGGCAGAGAG CCGCGTGAGACAGTTGGAAGAAGAGCTGCGGACCATGGACCAGACTCTCAAATCCCTCATTGCCTCAGAGGAAGAG TATTCCACCAAGGAGGACAAGTACGAGGAGGAAATCAAGCTTCTAGGGGAAAAACTGAAGGAG GCTGAGACACGGGCAGAGTTTGCAGAGAGGTCTGTTGCGAAGCTGGAGAAAACCATCGATGATCTAGAAG ACCGGTCCCAGCAGGAGGCTGAGAAAAACCGCGTTCTCACTAATGAGCTGCGGGTCATCCTTACTGAACTTAACAACTGA
- the TPM2 gene encoding tropomyosin beta chain isoform X6: MEAIKKKMQMLKLDKENAIDRAEQAEADKKQAEDRCKQLEEEQQGLQKKLKGTEDEVEKYSESVKEAQEKLEQAEKKATDAEAEVASLNRRIQLVEEELDRAQERLATALQKLEEAEKAADESERGMKVIENRAMKDEEKMELQEMQLKEAKHIAEEADRKYEEVARKLVVLEGELERSEERAEVAESKCGDLEEELKIVTNNLKSLEAQADKYSTKEDKYEEEIKLLGEKLKEAETRAEFAERSVAKLEKTIDDLEDRSQQEAEKNRVLTNELRVILTELNN; encoded by the exons ATGGAAGCCATCAAGAAGAAGATGCAGATGCTGAAACTGGACAAGGAGAACGCCATCGACCGCGCCGAGCAAGCGGAGGCCGACAAGAAGCAGGCGGAGGACCGCTGCAAGCAG TTGGAGGAGGAACAGCAGGGTctgcagaagaaactgaaggGCACAGAGGATGAAGTGGAGAAGTATTCTGAGTCAGTCAAGGAGgcccaggagaagctggagcaGGCGGAGAAGAAAGCTACAGAC GCTGAGGCTGAAGTGGCTTCTCTGAACCGCCGTAtccagctggtggaggaggagctggACCGAGCCCAGGAGCGCCTGGCCACTGCCCTGCAGAAGCTGGAGGAGGCTGAGAAGGCAGCTGATGAAAGCGAGAG AGGCATGAAGGTCATCGAAAACAGGGCCATGAAAGATGAAGAGAAGATGGAGCTCCAGGAAATGCAGCTGAAGGAGGCAAAGCACATTGCAGAGGAGGCTGACCGCAAATATGAGGAG GTTGCCCGCAAGCTGGTTGTACTTGAGGGAGAGCTGGAGCGCTCAGAGGAGAGAGCAGAGGTGGCAGAGAG TAAATGTGGTGACCTGGAGGAGGAGCTGAAAATTGTCACCAACAACTTGAAGTCCCTGGAGGCCCAGGCTGACAAG TATTCCACCAAGGAGGACAAGTACGAGGAGGAAATCAAGCTTCTAGGGGAAAAACTGAAGGAG GCTGAGACACGGGCAGAGTTTGCAGAGAGGTCTGTTGCGAAGCTGGAGAAAACCATCGATGATCTAGAAG ACCGGTCCCAGCAGGAGGCTGAGAAAAACCGCGTTCTCACTAATGAGCTGCGGGTCATCCTTACTGAACTTAACAACTGA
- the TPM2 gene encoding tropomyosin beta chain isoform X3, with translation MEAIKKKMQMLKLDKENAIDRAEQAEADKKQAEDRCKQLEEEQQGLQKKLKGTEDEVEKYSESVKEAQEKLEQAEKKATDAEAEVASLNRRIQLVEEELDRAQERLATALQKLEEAEKAADESERGMKVIENRAMKDEEKMELQEMQLKEAKHIAEEADRKYEEVARKLVVLEGELERSEERAEVAESKCGDLEEELKIVTNNLKSLEAQADKYSTKEDKYEEEIKLLGEKLKEAETRAEFAERSVAKLEKTIDDLEESLASAKEENVGIHQVLDQTLLELNNL, from the exons ATGGAAGCCATCAAGAAGAAGATGCAGATGCTGAAACTGGACAAGGAGAACGCCATCGACCGCGCCGAGCAAGCGGAGGCCGACAAGAAGCAGGCGGAGGACCGCTGCAAGCAG TTGGAGGAGGAACAGCAGGGTctgcagaagaaactgaaggGCACAGAGGATGAAGTGGAGAAGTATTCTGAGTCAGTCAAGGAGgcccaggagaagctggagcaGGCGGAGAAGAAAGCTACAGAC GCTGAGGCTGAAGTGGCTTCTCTGAACCGCCGTAtccagctggtggaggaggagctggACCGAGCCCAGGAGCGCCTGGCCACTGCCCTGCAGAAGCTGGAGGAGGCTGAGAAGGCAGCTGATGAAAGCGAGAG AGGCATGAAGGTCATCGAAAACAGGGCCATGAAAGATGAAGAGAAGATGGAGCTCCAGGAAATGCAGCTGAAGGAGGCAAAGCACATTGCAGAGGAGGCTGACCGCAAATATGAGGAG GTTGCCCGCAAGCTGGTTGTACTTGAGGGAGAGCTGGAGCGCTCAGAGGAGAGAGCAGAGGTGGCAGAGAG TAAATGTGGTGACCTGGAGGAGGAGCTGAAAATTGTCACCAACAACTTGAAGTCCCTGGAGGCCCAGGCTGACAAG TATTCCACCAAGGAGGACAAGTACGAGGAGGAAATCAAGCTTCTAGGGGAAAAACTGAAGGAG GCTGAGACACGGGCAGAGTTTGCAGAGAGGTCTGTTGCGAAGCTGGAGAAAACCATCGATGATCTAGAAG AGAGTCTGGCCAGTGCCAAAGAGGAGAATGTGGGCATCCACCAGGTCCTGGATCAGACCTTGCTGGAGCTAAACAACCTCTAA
- the TPM2 gene encoding tropomyosin beta chain isoform X7, which yields MAGISSIDAVKKKIQSLQQVADEAEERAEHLQREADAERQARERAEAEVASLNRRIQLVEEELDRAQERLATALQKLEEAEKAADESERGMKVIENRAMKDEEKMELQEMQLKEAKHIAEEADRKYEEVARKLVVLEGELERSEERAEVAESRVRQLEEELRTMDQTLKSLIASEEEYSTKEDKYEEEIKLLGEKLKEAETRAEFAERSVAKLEKTIDDLEESLASAKEENVGIHQVLDQTLLELNNL from the exons aTGGCCGGCATCAGCTCCATCGACGCCGTCAAGAAGAAGAtccagagcctgcagcaggtGGCCGACGAGGCGGAGGAGCGCGCCGAGCACCTGCAGCGGGAGGCCGATGCCGAGCGGCAGGCCCGGGAGCGG GCTGAGGCTGAAGTGGCTTCTCTGAACCGCCGTAtccagctggtggaggaggagctggACCGAGCCCAGGAGCGCCTGGCCACTGCCCTGCAGAAGCTGGAGGAGGCTGAGAAGGCAGCTGATGAAAGCGAGAG AGGCATGAAGGTCATCGAAAACAGGGCCATGAAAGATGAAGAGAAGATGGAGCTCCAGGAAATGCAGCTGAAGGAGGCAAAGCACATTGCAGAGGAGGCTGACCGCAAATATGAGGAG GTTGCCCGCAAGCTGGTTGTACTTGAGGGAGAGCTGGAGCGCTCAGAGGAGAGAGCAGAGGTGGCAGAGAG CCGCGTGAGACAGTTGGAAGAAGAGCTGCGGACCATGGACCAGACTCTCAAATCCCTCATTGCCTCAGAGGAAGAG TATTCCACCAAGGAGGACAAGTACGAGGAGGAAATCAAGCTTCTAGGGGAAAAACTGAAGGAG GCTGAGACACGGGCAGAGTTTGCAGAGAGGTCTGTTGCGAAGCTGGAGAAAACCATCGATGATCTAGAAG AGAGTCTGGCCAGTGCCAAAGAGGAGAATGTGGGCATCCACCAGGTCCTGGATCAGACCTTGCTGGAGCTAAACAACCTCTAA
- the TPM2 gene encoding tropomyosin beta chain isoform X4, with protein MEAIKKKMQMLKLDKENAIDRAEQAEADKKQAEDRCKQLEEEQQGLQKKLKGTEDEVEKYSESVKEAQEKLEQAEKKATDAEAEVASLNRRIQLVEEELDRAQERLATALQKLEEAEKAADESERGMKVIENRAMKDEEKMELQEMQLKEAKHIAEEADRKYEEVARKLVVLEGELERSEERAEVAESKCGDLEEELKIVTNNLKSLEAQADKYSTKEDKYEEEIKLLGEKLKEAETRAEFAERSVAKLEKTIDDLEDEVYAQKMKYKAISEELDNALNDITSL; from the exons ATGGAAGCCATCAAGAAGAAGATGCAGATGCTGAAACTGGACAAGGAGAACGCCATCGACCGCGCCGAGCAAGCGGAGGCCGACAAGAAGCAGGCGGAGGACCGCTGCAAGCAG TTGGAGGAGGAACAGCAGGGTctgcagaagaaactgaaggGCACAGAGGATGAAGTGGAGAAGTATTCTGAGTCAGTCAAGGAGgcccaggagaagctggagcaGGCGGAGAAGAAAGCTACAGAC GCTGAGGCTGAAGTGGCTTCTCTGAACCGCCGTAtccagctggtggaggaggagctggACCGAGCCCAGGAGCGCCTGGCCACTGCCCTGCAGAAGCTGGAGGAGGCTGAGAAGGCAGCTGATGAAAGCGAGAG AGGCATGAAGGTCATCGAAAACAGGGCCATGAAAGATGAAGAGAAGATGGAGCTCCAGGAAATGCAGCTGAAGGAGGCAAAGCACATTGCAGAGGAGGCTGACCGCAAATATGAGGAG GTTGCCCGCAAGCTGGTTGTACTTGAGGGAGAGCTGGAGCGCTCAGAGGAGAGAGCAGAGGTGGCAGAGAG TAAATGTGGTGACCTGGAGGAGGAGCTGAAAATTGTCACCAACAACTTGAAGTCCCTGGAGGCCCAGGCTGACAAG TATTCCACCAAGGAGGACAAGTACGAGGAGGAAATCAAGCTTCTAGGGGAAAAACTGAAGGAG GCTGAGACACGGGCAGAGTTTGCAGAGAGGTCTGTTGCGAAGCTGGAGAAAACCATCGATGATCTAGAAG ATGAAGTATATGCGCAGAAGATGAAGTACAAAGCCATCAGTGAGGAGCTCGACAATGCACTTAATGACATCACCTCCCTCTAA
- the TPM2 gene encoding tropomyosin beta chain isoform X10: MAGISSIDAVKKKIQSLQQVADEAEERAEHLQREADAERQARERAEAEVASLNRRIQLVEEELDRAQERLATALQKLEEAEKAADESERGMKVIENRAMKDEEKMELQEMQLKEAKHIAEEADRKYEEVARKLVVLEGELERSEERAEVAESKCGDLEEELKIVTNNLKSLEAQADKYSTKEDKYEEEIKLLGEKLKEAETRAEFAERSVAKLEKTIDDLEDEVYAQKMKYKAISEELDNALNDITSL; this comes from the exons aTGGCCGGCATCAGCTCCATCGACGCCGTCAAGAAGAAGAtccagagcctgcagcaggtGGCCGACGAGGCGGAGGAGCGCGCCGAGCACCTGCAGCGGGAGGCCGATGCCGAGCGGCAGGCCCGGGAGCGG GCTGAGGCTGAAGTGGCTTCTCTGAACCGCCGTAtccagctggtggaggaggagctggACCGAGCCCAGGAGCGCCTGGCCACTGCCCTGCAGAAGCTGGAGGAGGCTGAGAAGGCAGCTGATGAAAGCGAGAG AGGCATGAAGGTCATCGAAAACAGGGCCATGAAAGATGAAGAGAAGATGGAGCTCCAGGAAATGCAGCTGAAGGAGGCAAAGCACATTGCAGAGGAGGCTGACCGCAAATATGAGGAG GTTGCCCGCAAGCTGGTTGTACTTGAGGGAGAGCTGGAGCGCTCAGAGGAGAGAGCAGAGGTGGCAGAGAG TAAATGTGGTGACCTGGAGGAGGAGCTGAAAATTGTCACCAACAACTTGAAGTCCCTGGAGGCCCAGGCTGACAAG TATTCCACCAAGGAGGACAAGTACGAGGAGGAAATCAAGCTTCTAGGGGAAAAACTGAAGGAG GCTGAGACACGGGCAGAGTTTGCAGAGAGGTCTGTTGCGAAGCTGGAGAAAACCATCGATGATCTAGAAG ATGAAGTATATGCGCAGAAGATGAAGTACAAAGCCATCAGTGAGGAGCTCGACAATGCACTTAATGACATCACCTCCCTCTAA
- the TPM2 gene encoding tropomyosin beta chain isoform X11 yields MAGISSIDAVKKKIQSLQQVADEAEERAEHLQREADAERQARERAEAEVASLNRRIQLVEEELDRAQERLATALQKLEEAEKAADESERGMKVIENRAMKDEEKMELQEMQLKEAKHIAEEADRKYEEVARKLVVLEGELERSEERAEVAESRVRQLEEELRTMDQTLKSLIASEEEYSTKEDKYEEEIKLLGEKLKEAETRAEFAERSVAKLEKTIDDLEDRSQQEAEKNRVLTNELRVILTELNN; encoded by the exons aTGGCCGGCATCAGCTCCATCGACGCCGTCAAGAAGAAGAtccagagcctgcagcaggtGGCCGACGAGGCGGAGGAGCGCGCCGAGCACCTGCAGCGGGAGGCCGATGCCGAGCGGCAGGCCCGGGAGCGG GCTGAGGCTGAAGTGGCTTCTCTGAACCGCCGTAtccagctggtggaggaggagctggACCGAGCCCAGGAGCGCCTGGCCACTGCCCTGCAGAAGCTGGAGGAGGCTGAGAAGGCAGCTGATGAAAGCGAGAG AGGCATGAAGGTCATCGAAAACAGGGCCATGAAAGATGAAGAGAAGATGGAGCTCCAGGAAATGCAGCTGAAGGAGGCAAAGCACATTGCAGAGGAGGCTGACCGCAAATATGAGGAG GTTGCCCGCAAGCTGGTTGTACTTGAGGGAGAGCTGGAGCGCTCAGAGGAGAGAGCAGAGGTGGCAGAGAG CCGCGTGAGACAGTTGGAAGAAGAGCTGCGGACCATGGACCAGACTCTCAAATCCCTCATTGCCTCAGAGGAAGAG TATTCCACCAAGGAGGACAAGTACGAGGAGGAAATCAAGCTTCTAGGGGAAAAACTGAAGGAG GCTGAGACACGGGCAGAGTTTGCAGAGAGGTCTGTTGCGAAGCTGGAGAAAACCATCGATGATCTAGAAG ACCGGTCCCAGCAGGAGGCTGAGAAAAACCGCGTTCTCACTAATGAGCTGCGGGTCATCCTTACTGAACTTAACAACTGA
- the TPM2 gene encoding tropomyosin beta chain isoform X1: MEAIKKKMQMLKLDKENAIDRAEQAEADKKQAEDRCKQLEEEQQGLQKKLKGTEDEVEKYSESVKEAQEKLEQAEKKATDAEAEVASLNRRIQLVEEELDRAQERLATALQKLEEAEKAADESERGMKVIENRAMKDEEKMELQEMQLKEAKHIAEEADRKYEEVARKLVVLEGELERSEERAEVAESRVRQLEEELRTMDQTLKSLIASEEEYSTKEDKYEEEIKLLGEKLKEAETRAEFAERSVAKLEKTIDDLEESLASAKEENVGIHQVLDQTLLELNNL, translated from the exons ATGGAAGCCATCAAGAAGAAGATGCAGATGCTGAAACTGGACAAGGAGAACGCCATCGACCGCGCCGAGCAAGCGGAGGCCGACAAGAAGCAGGCGGAGGACCGCTGCAAGCAG TTGGAGGAGGAACAGCAGGGTctgcagaagaaactgaaggGCACAGAGGATGAAGTGGAGAAGTATTCTGAGTCAGTCAAGGAGgcccaggagaagctggagcaGGCGGAGAAGAAAGCTACAGAC GCTGAGGCTGAAGTGGCTTCTCTGAACCGCCGTAtccagctggtggaggaggagctggACCGAGCCCAGGAGCGCCTGGCCACTGCCCTGCAGAAGCTGGAGGAGGCTGAGAAGGCAGCTGATGAAAGCGAGAG AGGCATGAAGGTCATCGAAAACAGGGCCATGAAAGATGAAGAGAAGATGGAGCTCCAGGAAATGCAGCTGAAGGAGGCAAAGCACATTGCAGAGGAGGCTGACCGCAAATATGAGGAG GTTGCCCGCAAGCTGGTTGTACTTGAGGGAGAGCTGGAGCGCTCAGAGGAGAGAGCAGAGGTGGCAGAGAG CCGCGTGAGACAGTTGGAAGAAGAGCTGCGGACCATGGACCAGACTCTCAAATCCCTCATTGCCTCAGAGGAAGAG TATTCCACCAAGGAGGACAAGTACGAGGAGGAAATCAAGCTTCTAGGGGAAAAACTGAAGGAG GCTGAGACACGGGCAGAGTTTGCAGAGAGGTCTGTTGCGAAGCTGGAGAAAACCATCGATGATCTAGAAG AGAGTCTGGCCAGTGCCAAAGAGGAGAATGTGGGCATCCACCAGGTCCTGGATCAGACCTTGCTGGAGCTAAACAACCTCTAA
- the TPM2 gene encoding tropomyosin beta chain isoform X9, whose translation MAGISSIDAVKKKIQSLQQVADEAEERAEHLQREADAERQARERAEAEVASLNRRIQLVEEELDRAQERLATALQKLEEAEKAADESERGMKVIENRAMKDEEKMELQEMQLKEAKHIAEEADRKYEEVARKLVVLEGELERSEERAEVAESKCGDLEEELKIVTNNLKSLEAQADKYSTKEDKYEEEIKLLGEKLKEAETRAEFAERSVAKLEKTIDDLEESLASAKEENVGIHQVLDQTLLELNNL comes from the exons aTGGCCGGCATCAGCTCCATCGACGCCGTCAAGAAGAAGAtccagagcctgcagcaggtGGCCGACGAGGCGGAGGAGCGCGCCGAGCACCTGCAGCGGGAGGCCGATGCCGAGCGGCAGGCCCGGGAGCGG GCTGAGGCTGAAGTGGCTTCTCTGAACCGCCGTAtccagctggtggaggaggagctggACCGAGCCCAGGAGCGCCTGGCCACTGCCCTGCAGAAGCTGGAGGAGGCTGAGAAGGCAGCTGATGAAAGCGAGAG AGGCATGAAGGTCATCGAAAACAGGGCCATGAAAGATGAAGAGAAGATGGAGCTCCAGGAAATGCAGCTGAAGGAGGCAAAGCACATTGCAGAGGAGGCTGACCGCAAATATGAGGAG GTTGCCCGCAAGCTGGTTGTACTTGAGGGAGAGCTGGAGCGCTCAGAGGAGAGAGCAGAGGTGGCAGAGAG TAAATGTGGTGACCTGGAGGAGGAGCTGAAAATTGTCACCAACAACTTGAAGTCCCTGGAGGCCCAGGCTGACAAG TATTCCACCAAGGAGGACAAGTACGAGGAGGAAATCAAGCTTCTAGGGGAAAAACTGAAGGAG GCTGAGACACGGGCAGAGTTTGCAGAGAGGTCTGTTGCGAAGCTGGAGAAAACCATCGATGATCTAGAAG AGAGTCTGGCCAGTGCCAAAGAGGAGAATGTGGGCATCCACCAGGTCCTGGATCAGACCTTGCTGGAGCTAAACAACCTCTAA
- the TPM2 gene encoding tropomyosin beta chain isoform X2, producing MEAIKKKMQMLKLDKENAIDRAEQAEADKKQAEDRCKQLEEEQQGLQKKLKGTEDEVEKYSESVKEAQEKLEQAEKKATDAEAEVASLNRRIQLVEEELDRAQERLATALQKLEEAEKAADESERGMKVIENRAMKDEEKMELQEMQLKEAKHIAEEADRKYEEVARKLVVLEGELERSEERAEVAESRVRQLEEELRTMDQTLKSLIASEEEYSTKEDKYEEEIKLLGEKLKEAETRAEFAERSVAKLEKTIDDLEDEVYAQKMKYKAISEELDNALNDITSL from the exons ATGGAAGCCATCAAGAAGAAGATGCAGATGCTGAAACTGGACAAGGAGAACGCCATCGACCGCGCCGAGCAAGCGGAGGCCGACAAGAAGCAGGCGGAGGACCGCTGCAAGCAG TTGGAGGAGGAACAGCAGGGTctgcagaagaaactgaaggGCACAGAGGATGAAGTGGAGAAGTATTCTGAGTCAGTCAAGGAGgcccaggagaagctggagcaGGCGGAGAAGAAAGCTACAGAC GCTGAGGCTGAAGTGGCTTCTCTGAACCGCCGTAtccagctggtggaggaggagctggACCGAGCCCAGGAGCGCCTGGCCACTGCCCTGCAGAAGCTGGAGGAGGCTGAGAAGGCAGCTGATGAAAGCGAGAG AGGCATGAAGGTCATCGAAAACAGGGCCATGAAAGATGAAGAGAAGATGGAGCTCCAGGAAATGCAGCTGAAGGAGGCAAAGCACATTGCAGAGGAGGCTGACCGCAAATATGAGGAG GTTGCCCGCAAGCTGGTTGTACTTGAGGGAGAGCTGGAGCGCTCAGAGGAGAGAGCAGAGGTGGCAGAGAG CCGCGTGAGACAGTTGGAAGAAGAGCTGCGGACCATGGACCAGACTCTCAAATCCCTCATTGCCTCAGAGGAAGAG TATTCCACCAAGGAGGACAAGTACGAGGAGGAAATCAAGCTTCTAGGGGAAAAACTGAAGGAG GCTGAGACACGGGCAGAGTTTGCAGAGAGGTCTGTTGCGAAGCTGGAGAAAACCATCGATGATCTAGAAG ATGAAGTATATGCGCAGAAGATGAAGTACAAAGCCATCAGTGAGGAGCTCGACAATGCACTTAATGACATCACCTCCCTCTAA